In Desulforegula conservatrix Mb1Pa, the following proteins share a genomic window:
- a CDS encoding ferredoxin, which produces MAKRVYIEFIVCVGCEACVELCPDIFRMNNDGDRAEVIMPEGGSEECIEKAINICPADCIHWDD; this is translated from the coding sequence ATGGCCAAAAGAGTGTATATAGAGTTTATTGTCTGCGTAGGCTGCGAAGCCTGTGTTGAGCTTTGTCCTGACATCTTCCGCATGAACAATGATGGAGACAGGGCTGAAGTAATAATGCCCGAAGGTGGATCCGAAGAATGTATAGAAAAAGCAATAAATATATGCCCTGCTGATTGCATTCACTGGGATGACTAA